A section of the Marmota flaviventris isolate mMarFla1 chromosome 19, mMarFla1.hap1, whole genome shotgun sequence genome encodes:
- the Gigyf1 gene encoding GRB10-interacting GYF protein 1 isoform X2, translating into MAAETLNFGPEWLRALSSGGSVASPPPSPAMPKYKLADYRYGREEMLALYVKENKVPEELQDKEFAAVLQEEPLQPLALEPLTEEEQRNFSLSVNSVAVLRLMGKGAGPPLAGTSRGRGSTRSRGRGRGDSCFYQRSIEEGEGAFGRSPREIQRSQSWDDRGERRFEKSARRDGARSAFEEGAAGPRKEHARSDSENWRSLREEQEEEEEGSWRLGAGPRRDGDRWRSTSPDGGPRSAGWREHGERRRKFEFDLRGERGGCGEEEGRGGGGSSHLRRCRGPDGFDDDKDGLPEWCLDDEDEEMGTFDASGAFLPLKKGPKEPIPEEQELDFQGLEEEEEEPSEGLDEDGPEAGGKELTPLPPQEEKSSSSSPLSTLGPLWGTNGDGEETVEKELPTAEGDELRGVQLSPGVASPPAPPGDLEDEEGLKHLQQEAEKLVASLQDSSLEEEQFTAAMQTQGLRHSTAATALPLSHGAARKWFYKDPQGEIQGPFTTQEMAEWFQAGYFSMSLLVKRGCDEGFQPLGEVIKMWGRVPFAPGPSPPPLLGNMDQERLKKQQELAAAALYQQLQHQQFLQLVGSRQLPQCALREKAAMGDLTPPQQQLTTFLQQLQALKPPRGGDQNLLPTMSRSLSVPDSGSLWDVHTSASSQSGGEASLWDIPINSSTQGPILEQLQLQHKERREVELRAKREEEERKRREEKRRQQQQEEQKRRQEEEELFRRKQVRQQELLLKLLQQQQAAAAVPVPPAPSSPPPLWAGLAKQGLSMKTLLELQLEGERQLHKQPTPRELPRAQAPNHRVQLGGLGTGPLNQWVSEAGPLWGGPDKSGGSSGGSLGLWEDTLKSSGSLARSLGLKNSRSSPSLSDSYSHLTGRPVRKKTEEEEKLLKLLQGIPRPQDGFTQWCEQMLHTLSTTGSLDVPMAVAILKEVESPYDVHDYIRSCLGDTLEAKEFAKQFLERRAKQKASQQRQQQQQGTPCMDLLVRSRAWMTTDQPIPPAPWAVGQGRQQQQLGPSGLQPAGSQQGAEEEAGAGSPALVTNHTMHLNSPTTRHFIDWGGRVFFSSFFLILNDFEENVRRGQKYR; encoded by the exons ATGGCAGCAGAGACGCTCAACTTTGGGCCTGAGTG GCTGAGGGCCCTTTCCAGCGGAGGCAGCgtggcctccccacccccatcccctgcTATGCCCAAATACAAGCTGGCTGACTACCGCTACGGGCGAGAGGAGATGTTGGCCCTCTATGTCAAGGAGAACAAG GTCCCTGAGGAATTGCAGGACAAAGAGTTTGCTGCCGTGTTACAGGAGGAGCCGCTGCAGCCCCTGGCCCTGGAGCCTCTGActgaggaggagcag AGAAACTTCTCCCTGTCAGTGAACAGTGTGGCTGTGCTGAGGCTGATGGGGAAAGGGGCTGGCCCCCCCCTGGCTGGCACCTCCCGTGGCAGGGGCAGCACGCGGAGCAGAG GCCGTGGCCGTGGTGACAGTTGCTTTTACCAAAGAAGCATTGAGGAAGGCGAGGGGGCCTTCGGGCGAAGTCCCCGGGAGATCCAGCGAAGCCagagctgggatgacag AGGTGAGAGGCGGTTTGAGAAGTCAGCAAGGAGGGATGGAG CCCGATCTGCATTCGAGGAGGGCGCGGCTGGCCCACGGAAGGAGCATGCTCGCTCAGATAGTGAGAACTGGCGTTCCCTGCGagaggagcaagaggaggaggaggagggcagctgGAGACTAGGGGCAGGACCCCGGCGAGATGGAGATCGCTGGCGCTCCACCAGCCCTG ATGGTGGCCCCCGCTCTGCTGGCTGGCGGGAACATGGGGAACGGCGTAGAAAGTTTGAATTTGATTTGCGTGGGGAGCGAGGAGGGTGTGGTGAAGAggaggggcggggtgggggaggcagctcTCACCTCCGGAGGTGCCGTGGACCTGATGGCTTTGATGACGACAAGGATGGGCTCCCGGAGTGGTGCCTGGATGATGAGGATGAAGAAATGGGCACCTTCGATGCCTCCGGGGCCTTCTTGCCTCTCAAG AAGGGCCCCAAGGAGCCCATTCCAGAGGAGCAGGAGCTGGATTTCCAGGgcctggaggaagaggaggaagagcctTCAGAAGGGCTGGATGAGGACGGACCTGAGGCAG GTGGGAAGGAACTAACCCCACTGCCTCCTCAGGAGGAGAAGTCCAGTTCCTCATCCCCACTGTCCACCTTGGGCCCACTCTGGGGGACGAATGGGGATGGTGAGGAAACTGTGGAGAAAGAGCTCCCCACAGCTGAAG GAGATGAGCTGAGGGGAGTTCAGCTGAGTCCTGGGGTGGCCTCACCCCCTGCTCCACCTGGAGATCTGGAGGATGAAGAAGGCTTGAAGCACCTGCAGCAG gAGGCGGAAAAGCTGGTGGCCTCCTTGCAGGACAGTTCTCTGGAGGAGGAACAGTTCACGGCTGCTATGCAGACCCAGGGCCTGCGCCACTCCACAGCTGCCACTGCCCTCCCCCTCAGCCATGGCGCTGCCCGAAAGTGGTTCTACAAGGACCCACAAGGGGAGATCCAAG GCCCCTTTACAACCCAGGAGATGGCAGAGTGGTTCCAGGCTGGCTACTTCTCCATGTCATTGCTGGTGAAGCGGGGCTGTGATGAGGGCTTCCAGCCTCTAGGAGAGGTGATCAAGATGTGGGGCCGCGTGCCCTTTGCCCCTgggccctccccacccccgctGCTG GGAAACATGGACCAGGAGCGCCTGAAGAAGCAGCAGGAGCTGGCCGCGGCGGCCTTGTACCAGCAGCTGCAGCACCAGCAGTTTCTTCAGCTGGTTGGCAG CCGCCAGCTCCCACAGTGCGCACTCCGGGAAAAGGCAGCTATGGGGGACCTGACGCCGCCGCAGCAGCAGCTCACGACATTCCTGCAGCAGCTCCAGGCTCTCAAACCCCCCAG AGGTGGGGACCAGAACCTGCTTCCGACGATGAGCCGGTCCTTGTCGGTGCCAGATTCAGGCTCCCTCTGGGATGTACATACCTCAGCCTCATCACAGTCTG GTGGTGAGGCCAGTCTTTGGGACATACCAATTAACTCTTCGACTCAGGGTCCAATTCTAGAACAACTCCAGCTGCAACATAAA GAGCGCAGAGAAGTGGAGCTCAGGGCGAagcgggaggaggaggagcgcAAGCGCCGCGAGGAGAAGCGCCGCCAGCAGCAGCAAGAGGAGCAGaagcggaggcaggaggaggaggagctctTTCGGCGCAAGCAG GTGCGGCAGCAGGAACTGTTGCTGAAGCTGCTGCAGCAGCAACAAGCCGCAGCCGCTGTCCCTGTGCCCCCTGCACCCAGCTCCCCACCCCCGCTCTGGGCTGGCCTGGCCAAGCAGGGTCTGTCCATGAAGACCCTGCTGGAGCTACAGCTGGAGGGAGAGCGGCAGCTGCATAAGCAGCCTACACCCCGGGAGCTGCCTCGGGCCCAGGCCCCCAACCACCGTGTG CAGCTTGGGGGCCTGGGCACTGGCCCCCTGAACCAGTGGGTATCTGAGGCTGGGCCACTGTGGGGCGGGCCAGACAAGAGTGGAGGCAGCAGTGGTGGCAGTTTGGGCCTCTGGGAGGACACCCTCAAGAGCAGTGGGAGCCTGGCCCGCAGCCTCGGCCTGAAGAACAGCCGGAGCAGCCCATCTCTCAG TGACTCCTATAGTCACCTGACAGGTCGGCCTGTTCGCaaaaagacagaggaagaagagaagctgCTGAAGCTGTTACAGGGCATCCCCAGGCCCCAGGACGGCTTCACCCAGTGGTGTGAGCAGATGCTGCACACCCTGAGCACCACGGGCAGCCTGGACG TGCCCATGGCTGTAGCGATCCTCAAGGAGGTAGAATCCCCCTATGACGTCCATGATTATATCCGTTCCTGTCTGGGGGACACGCTGGAAGCCAAAGAATTTGCCAAACAATTCCTGGAGCGGAGGGCCAAGCAGAAAGCCAGCCAGCaacggcagcagcagcagcag GGTACTCCCTGCATGGACCTTCTGGTGAGATCGAGAGCGTGGATGACTACTGACCAGCCCATCCCACCAGCCCCATGGGCTGTAGGCCAggggcggcagcagcagcagcttggaCCCTCGGGTCTCCAGCCTGCAGGCTCCCAGCAAGGAGCAGAGGAGGAAGCAGGGGCAGGGTCCCCAGCACTTGTTACAAACCACACGATGCACCTTAATTCACCCACCACGAGGCACTTTATAGATTGGGGgggaagggtttttttttcctctttttttttaattttaaatgactttGAAGAAAATGTTAGGAGAGGACAAAAATATCGTTAA
- the Gigyf1 gene encoding GRB10-interacting GYF protein 1 isoform X1, with protein sequence MAAETLNFGPEWLRALSSGGSVASPPPSPAMPKYKLADYRYGREEMLALYVKENKVPEELQDKEFAAVLQEEPLQPLALEPLTEEEQRNFSLSVNSVAVLRLMGKGAGPPLAGTSRGRGSTRSRGRGRGDSCFYQRSIEEGEGAFGRSPREIQRSQSWDDRGERRFEKSARRDGARSAFEEGAAGPRKEHARSDSENWRSLREEQEEEEEGSWRLGAGPRRDGDRWRSTSPDGGPRSAGWREHGERRRKFEFDLRGERGGCGEEEGRGGGGSSHLRRCRGPDGFDDDKDGLPEWCLDDEDEEMGTFDASGAFLPLKKGPKEPIPEEQELDFQGLEEEEEEPSEGLDEDGPEAGGKELTPLPPQEEKSSSSSPLSTLGPLWGTNGDGEETVEKELPTAEGDELRGVQLSPGVASPPAPPGDLEDEEGLKHLQQEAEKLVASLQDSSLEEEQFTAAMQTQGLRHSTAATALPLSHGAARKWFYKDPQGEIQGPFTTQEMAEWFQAGYFSMSLLVKRGCDEGFQPLGEVIKMWGRVPFAPGPSPPPLLGNMDQERLKKQQELAAAALYQQLQHQQFLQLVGSRQLPQCALREKAAMGDLTPPQQQLTTFLQQLQALKPPRGGDQNLLPTMSRSLSVPDSGSLWDVHTSASSQSGGEASLWDIPINSSTQGPILEQLQLQHKFQERREVELRAKREEEERKRREEKRRQQQQEEQKRRQEEEELFRRKQVRQQELLLKLLQQQQAAAAVPVPPAPSSPPPLWAGLAKQGLSMKTLLELQLEGERQLHKQPTPRELPRAQAPNHRVQLGGLGTGPLNQWVSEAGPLWGGPDKSGGSSGGSLGLWEDTLKSSGSLARSLGLKNSRSSPSLSDSYSHLTGRPVRKKTEEEEKLLKLLQGIPRPQDGFTQWCEQMLHTLSTTGSLDVPMAVAILKEVESPYDVHDYIRSCLGDTLEAKEFAKQFLERRAKQKASQQRQQQQQGTPCMDLLVRSRAWMTTDQPIPPAPWAVGQGRQQQQLGPSGLQPAGSQQGAEEEAGAGSPALVTNHTMHLNSPTTRHFIDWGGRVFFSSFFLILNDFEENVRRGQKYR encoded by the exons ATGGCAGCAGAGACGCTCAACTTTGGGCCTGAGTG GCTGAGGGCCCTTTCCAGCGGAGGCAGCgtggcctccccacccccatcccctgcTATGCCCAAATACAAGCTGGCTGACTACCGCTACGGGCGAGAGGAGATGTTGGCCCTCTATGTCAAGGAGAACAAG GTCCCTGAGGAATTGCAGGACAAAGAGTTTGCTGCCGTGTTACAGGAGGAGCCGCTGCAGCCCCTGGCCCTGGAGCCTCTGActgaggaggagcag AGAAACTTCTCCCTGTCAGTGAACAGTGTGGCTGTGCTGAGGCTGATGGGGAAAGGGGCTGGCCCCCCCCTGGCTGGCACCTCCCGTGGCAGGGGCAGCACGCGGAGCAGAG GCCGTGGCCGTGGTGACAGTTGCTTTTACCAAAGAAGCATTGAGGAAGGCGAGGGGGCCTTCGGGCGAAGTCCCCGGGAGATCCAGCGAAGCCagagctgggatgacag AGGTGAGAGGCGGTTTGAGAAGTCAGCAAGGAGGGATGGAG CCCGATCTGCATTCGAGGAGGGCGCGGCTGGCCCACGGAAGGAGCATGCTCGCTCAGATAGTGAGAACTGGCGTTCCCTGCGagaggagcaagaggaggaggaggagggcagctgGAGACTAGGGGCAGGACCCCGGCGAGATGGAGATCGCTGGCGCTCCACCAGCCCTG ATGGTGGCCCCCGCTCTGCTGGCTGGCGGGAACATGGGGAACGGCGTAGAAAGTTTGAATTTGATTTGCGTGGGGAGCGAGGAGGGTGTGGTGAAGAggaggggcggggtgggggaggcagctcTCACCTCCGGAGGTGCCGTGGACCTGATGGCTTTGATGACGACAAGGATGGGCTCCCGGAGTGGTGCCTGGATGATGAGGATGAAGAAATGGGCACCTTCGATGCCTCCGGGGCCTTCTTGCCTCTCAAG AAGGGCCCCAAGGAGCCCATTCCAGAGGAGCAGGAGCTGGATTTCCAGGgcctggaggaagaggaggaagagcctTCAGAAGGGCTGGATGAGGACGGACCTGAGGCAG GTGGGAAGGAACTAACCCCACTGCCTCCTCAGGAGGAGAAGTCCAGTTCCTCATCCCCACTGTCCACCTTGGGCCCACTCTGGGGGACGAATGGGGATGGTGAGGAAACTGTGGAGAAAGAGCTCCCCACAGCTGAAG GAGATGAGCTGAGGGGAGTTCAGCTGAGTCCTGGGGTGGCCTCACCCCCTGCTCCACCTGGAGATCTGGAGGATGAAGAAGGCTTGAAGCACCTGCAGCAG gAGGCGGAAAAGCTGGTGGCCTCCTTGCAGGACAGTTCTCTGGAGGAGGAACAGTTCACGGCTGCTATGCAGACCCAGGGCCTGCGCCACTCCACAGCTGCCACTGCCCTCCCCCTCAGCCATGGCGCTGCCCGAAAGTGGTTCTACAAGGACCCACAAGGGGAGATCCAAG GCCCCTTTACAACCCAGGAGATGGCAGAGTGGTTCCAGGCTGGCTACTTCTCCATGTCATTGCTGGTGAAGCGGGGCTGTGATGAGGGCTTCCAGCCTCTAGGAGAGGTGATCAAGATGTGGGGCCGCGTGCCCTTTGCCCCTgggccctccccacccccgctGCTG GGAAACATGGACCAGGAGCGCCTGAAGAAGCAGCAGGAGCTGGCCGCGGCGGCCTTGTACCAGCAGCTGCAGCACCAGCAGTTTCTTCAGCTGGTTGGCAG CCGCCAGCTCCCACAGTGCGCACTCCGGGAAAAGGCAGCTATGGGGGACCTGACGCCGCCGCAGCAGCAGCTCACGACATTCCTGCAGCAGCTCCAGGCTCTCAAACCCCCCAG AGGTGGGGACCAGAACCTGCTTCCGACGATGAGCCGGTCCTTGTCGGTGCCAGATTCAGGCTCCCTCTGGGATGTACATACCTCAGCCTCATCACAGTCTG GTGGTGAGGCCAGTCTTTGGGACATACCAATTAACTCTTCGACTCAGGGTCCAATTCTAGAACAACTCCAGCTGCAACATAAA TTCCAGGAGCGCAGAGAAGTGGAGCTCAGGGCGAagcgggaggaggaggagcgcAAGCGCCGCGAGGAGAAGCGCCGCCAGCAGCAGCAAGAGGAGCAGaagcggaggcaggaggaggaggagctctTTCGGCGCAAGCAG GTGCGGCAGCAGGAACTGTTGCTGAAGCTGCTGCAGCAGCAACAAGCCGCAGCCGCTGTCCCTGTGCCCCCTGCACCCAGCTCCCCACCCCCGCTCTGGGCTGGCCTGGCCAAGCAGGGTCTGTCCATGAAGACCCTGCTGGAGCTACAGCTGGAGGGAGAGCGGCAGCTGCATAAGCAGCCTACACCCCGGGAGCTGCCTCGGGCCCAGGCCCCCAACCACCGTGTG CAGCTTGGGGGCCTGGGCACTGGCCCCCTGAACCAGTGGGTATCTGAGGCTGGGCCACTGTGGGGCGGGCCAGACAAGAGTGGAGGCAGCAGTGGTGGCAGTTTGGGCCTCTGGGAGGACACCCTCAAGAGCAGTGGGAGCCTGGCCCGCAGCCTCGGCCTGAAGAACAGCCGGAGCAGCCCATCTCTCAG TGACTCCTATAGTCACCTGACAGGTCGGCCTGTTCGCaaaaagacagaggaagaagagaagctgCTGAAGCTGTTACAGGGCATCCCCAGGCCCCAGGACGGCTTCACCCAGTGGTGTGAGCAGATGCTGCACACCCTGAGCACCACGGGCAGCCTGGACG TGCCCATGGCTGTAGCGATCCTCAAGGAGGTAGAATCCCCCTATGACGTCCATGATTATATCCGTTCCTGTCTGGGGGACACGCTGGAAGCCAAAGAATTTGCCAAACAATTCCTGGAGCGGAGGGCCAAGCAGAAAGCCAGCCAGCaacggcagcagcagcagcag GGTACTCCCTGCATGGACCTTCTGGTGAGATCGAGAGCGTGGATGACTACTGACCAGCCCATCCCACCAGCCCCATGGGCTGTAGGCCAggggcggcagcagcagcagcttggaCCCTCGGGTCTCCAGCCTGCAGGCTCCCAGCAAGGAGCAGAGGAGGAAGCAGGGGCAGGGTCCCCAGCACTTGTTACAAACCACACGATGCACCTTAATTCACCCACCACGAGGCACTTTATAGATTGGGGgggaagggtttttttttcctctttttttttaattttaaatgactttGAAGAAAATGTTAGGAGAGGACAAAAATATCGTTAA
- the Gigyf1 gene encoding GRB10-interacting GYF protein 1 isoform X4, with protein sequence MAAETLNFGPEWLRALSSGGSVASPPPSPAMPKYKLADYRYGREEMLALYVKENKVPEELQDKEFAAVLQEEPLQPLALEPLTEEEQRNFSLSVNSVAVLRLMGKGAGPPLAGTSRGRGSTRSRGRGRGDSCFYQRSIEEGEGAFGRSPREIQRSQSWDDRGERRFEKSARRDGARSAFEEGAAGPRKEHARSDSENWRSLREEQEEEEEGSWRLGAGPRRDGDRWRSTSPDGGPRSAGWREHGERRRKFEFDLRGERGGCGEEEGRGGGGSSHLRRCRGPDGFDDDKDGLPEWCLDDEDEEMGTFDASGAFLPLKKGPKEPIPEEQELDFQGLEEEEEEPSEGLDEDGPEAGGKELTPLPPQEEKSSSSSPLSTLGPLWGTNGDGEETVEKELPTAEGDELRGVQLSPGVASPPAPPGDLEDEEGLKHLQQEAEKLVASLQDSSLEEEQFTAAMQTQGLRHSTAATALPLSHGAARKWFYKDPQGEIQGPFTTQEMAEWFQAGYFSMSLLVKRGCDEGFQPLGEVIKMWGRVPFAPGPSPPPLLGNMDQERLKKQQELAAAALYQQLQHQQFLQLVGSRQLPQCALREKAAMGDLTPPQQQLTTFLQQLQALKPPRGGDQNLLPTMSRSLSVPDSGSLWDVHTSASSQSGGEASLWDIPINSSTQGPILEQLQLQHKFQERREVELRAKREEEERKRREEKRRQQQQEEQKRRQEEEELFRRKQVRQQELLLKLLQQQQAAAAVPVPPAPSSPPPLWAGLAKQGLSMKTLLELQLEGERQLHKQPTPRELPRAQAPNHRVQLGGLGTGPLNQWVSEAGPLWGGPDKSGGSSGGSLGLWEDTLKSSGSLARSLGLKNSRSSPSLSDSYSHLTGRPVRKKTEEEEKLLKLLQGIPRPQDGFTQWCEQMLHTLSTTGSLDVPMAVAILKEVESPYDVHDYIRSCLGDTLEAKEFAKQFLERRAKQKASQQRQQQQQTAFQANHSTKLGPGEGSKAKRRALMLHSDPSILGYSLHGPSGEIESVDDY encoded by the exons ATGGCAGCAGAGACGCTCAACTTTGGGCCTGAGTG GCTGAGGGCCCTTTCCAGCGGAGGCAGCgtggcctccccacccccatcccctgcTATGCCCAAATACAAGCTGGCTGACTACCGCTACGGGCGAGAGGAGATGTTGGCCCTCTATGTCAAGGAGAACAAG GTCCCTGAGGAATTGCAGGACAAAGAGTTTGCTGCCGTGTTACAGGAGGAGCCGCTGCAGCCCCTGGCCCTGGAGCCTCTGActgaggaggagcag AGAAACTTCTCCCTGTCAGTGAACAGTGTGGCTGTGCTGAGGCTGATGGGGAAAGGGGCTGGCCCCCCCCTGGCTGGCACCTCCCGTGGCAGGGGCAGCACGCGGAGCAGAG GCCGTGGCCGTGGTGACAGTTGCTTTTACCAAAGAAGCATTGAGGAAGGCGAGGGGGCCTTCGGGCGAAGTCCCCGGGAGATCCAGCGAAGCCagagctgggatgacag AGGTGAGAGGCGGTTTGAGAAGTCAGCAAGGAGGGATGGAG CCCGATCTGCATTCGAGGAGGGCGCGGCTGGCCCACGGAAGGAGCATGCTCGCTCAGATAGTGAGAACTGGCGTTCCCTGCGagaggagcaagaggaggaggaggagggcagctgGAGACTAGGGGCAGGACCCCGGCGAGATGGAGATCGCTGGCGCTCCACCAGCCCTG ATGGTGGCCCCCGCTCTGCTGGCTGGCGGGAACATGGGGAACGGCGTAGAAAGTTTGAATTTGATTTGCGTGGGGAGCGAGGAGGGTGTGGTGAAGAggaggggcggggtgggggaggcagctcTCACCTCCGGAGGTGCCGTGGACCTGATGGCTTTGATGACGACAAGGATGGGCTCCCGGAGTGGTGCCTGGATGATGAGGATGAAGAAATGGGCACCTTCGATGCCTCCGGGGCCTTCTTGCCTCTCAAG AAGGGCCCCAAGGAGCCCATTCCAGAGGAGCAGGAGCTGGATTTCCAGGgcctggaggaagaggaggaagagcctTCAGAAGGGCTGGATGAGGACGGACCTGAGGCAG GTGGGAAGGAACTAACCCCACTGCCTCCTCAGGAGGAGAAGTCCAGTTCCTCATCCCCACTGTCCACCTTGGGCCCACTCTGGGGGACGAATGGGGATGGTGAGGAAACTGTGGAGAAAGAGCTCCCCACAGCTGAAG GAGATGAGCTGAGGGGAGTTCAGCTGAGTCCTGGGGTGGCCTCACCCCCTGCTCCACCTGGAGATCTGGAGGATGAAGAAGGCTTGAAGCACCTGCAGCAG gAGGCGGAAAAGCTGGTGGCCTCCTTGCAGGACAGTTCTCTGGAGGAGGAACAGTTCACGGCTGCTATGCAGACCCAGGGCCTGCGCCACTCCACAGCTGCCACTGCCCTCCCCCTCAGCCATGGCGCTGCCCGAAAGTGGTTCTACAAGGACCCACAAGGGGAGATCCAAG GCCCCTTTACAACCCAGGAGATGGCAGAGTGGTTCCAGGCTGGCTACTTCTCCATGTCATTGCTGGTGAAGCGGGGCTGTGATGAGGGCTTCCAGCCTCTAGGAGAGGTGATCAAGATGTGGGGCCGCGTGCCCTTTGCCCCTgggccctccccacccccgctGCTG GGAAACATGGACCAGGAGCGCCTGAAGAAGCAGCAGGAGCTGGCCGCGGCGGCCTTGTACCAGCAGCTGCAGCACCAGCAGTTTCTTCAGCTGGTTGGCAG CCGCCAGCTCCCACAGTGCGCACTCCGGGAAAAGGCAGCTATGGGGGACCTGACGCCGCCGCAGCAGCAGCTCACGACATTCCTGCAGCAGCTCCAGGCTCTCAAACCCCCCAG AGGTGGGGACCAGAACCTGCTTCCGACGATGAGCCGGTCCTTGTCGGTGCCAGATTCAGGCTCCCTCTGGGATGTACATACCTCAGCCTCATCACAGTCTG GTGGTGAGGCCAGTCTTTGGGACATACCAATTAACTCTTCGACTCAGGGTCCAATTCTAGAACAACTCCAGCTGCAACATAAA TTCCAGGAGCGCAGAGAAGTGGAGCTCAGGGCGAagcgggaggaggaggagcgcAAGCGCCGCGAGGAGAAGCGCCGCCAGCAGCAGCAAGAGGAGCAGaagcggaggcaggaggaggaggagctctTTCGGCGCAAGCAG GTGCGGCAGCAGGAACTGTTGCTGAAGCTGCTGCAGCAGCAACAAGCCGCAGCCGCTGTCCCTGTGCCCCCTGCACCCAGCTCCCCACCCCCGCTCTGGGCTGGCCTGGCCAAGCAGGGTCTGTCCATGAAGACCCTGCTGGAGCTACAGCTGGAGGGAGAGCGGCAGCTGCATAAGCAGCCTACACCCCGGGAGCTGCCTCGGGCCCAGGCCCCCAACCACCGTGTG CAGCTTGGGGGCCTGGGCACTGGCCCCCTGAACCAGTGGGTATCTGAGGCTGGGCCACTGTGGGGCGGGCCAGACAAGAGTGGAGGCAGCAGTGGTGGCAGTTTGGGCCTCTGGGAGGACACCCTCAAGAGCAGTGGGAGCCTGGCCCGCAGCCTCGGCCTGAAGAACAGCCGGAGCAGCCCATCTCTCAG TGACTCCTATAGTCACCTGACAGGTCGGCCTGTTCGCaaaaagacagaggaagaagagaagctgCTGAAGCTGTTACAGGGCATCCCCAGGCCCCAGGACGGCTTCACCCAGTGGTGTGAGCAGATGCTGCACACCCTGAGCACCACGGGCAGCCTGGACG TGCCCATGGCTGTAGCGATCCTCAAGGAGGTAGAATCCCCCTATGACGTCCATGATTATATCCGTTCCTGTCTGGGGGACACGCTGGAAGCCAAAGAATTTGCCAAACAATTCCTGGAGCGGAGGGCCAAGCAGAAAGCCAGCCAGCaacggcagcagcagcagcag ACAGCCTTTCAGGCCAACCACAGCACCAAACTTGGCCCTGGGGAGGGCAGCAAGGCCAAGAGGCGGGCATTGATGCTGCACTCAGACCCCAGCATCTTGG GGTACTCCCTGCATGGACCTTCTGGTGAGATCGAGAGCGTGGATGACTACTGA